A window of the Lolium perenne isolate Kyuss_39 chromosome 7, Kyuss_2.0, whole genome shotgun sequence genome harbors these coding sequences:
- the LOC127317005 gene encoding geraniol 8-hydroxylase translates to MSVLPWLPWLVVSFLSIYLLDLLAHARRRLPPGPIPLPLIGSLHLMGDQPHRSLARLARIHGPLMSIRLGAVTTVVASSPDAAREILQKHDAVLAGRFVNDAVGDHARDSVAWLPHGPRWRSLRKTMATELFAPHRLDALQGLRSNKMRELVAHIARLARDGVEVDVGRVAFTTSLNLLSGTIFSKDLASLDDHGGSKEFQALVSEAMKCGGSPNVSDFFPVLARADLQGLRRRLAQLLARLHQVFDAEVDRRLRGRELGETRKEHEDFLDVLLDVAERDGGKAGLDRDTLRALFTDLFLAGSDSTSSMVEWAMAELLRNPSSMAKAHEELAQVISSVRSIEESDINQLPYLQAVVNETLRLHPPGPLLLPHQAQEAVNIAGFTVPQGARVLVNLWAMGQDESIWPEPDKFMPERFLGRAVDFRGGDFELIPFGAGRRVCPGMPLAIRTVHLILGTLLNRFEWKIPVEVERTGIDMSEKFGVSLTKAVPLGAMATMI, encoded by the exons ATGTCCGTTCTTCCCTGGTTGCCATGGCTCGTCGTCTCCTTCCTCTCCATCTACCTCCTCGACCTCCTCGCCCACGCACGCCGCCGTCTCCCTCCAGGTCCCATTCCCCTGCCACTCATCGGTAGCCTCCACCTCATGGGCGACCAACCGCACCGCTCCCTCGCCCGCCTCGCCAGGATCCACGGCCCGCTCATGTCCATCCGCTTGGGCGCGGTCACCACGGTGGTCGCCTCCTCGCCGGATGCCGCCCGCGAGATCCTTCAGAAGCACGACGCTGTCTTGGCCGGCCGGTTCGTGAACGACGCCGTGGGCGACCACGCCAGGGACTCCGTCGCCTGGCTCCCCCACGGGCCGCGGTGGCGCTCGCTGCGCAAGACCATGGCTACGGAGCTCTTCGCGCCGCACCGGCTCGATGCGCTCCAGGGCCTCCGGAGCAACAAGATGCGGGAGCTCGTGGCACACATCGCCCGGCTGGCGCGCGATGGCGTGGAGGTGGACGTCGGCCGCGTGGCGTTCACGACGAGCCTGAACCTCCTCTCCGGCACCATCTTCTCGAAGGATCTTGCGAGCCTCGACGACCATGGCGGGTCCAAGGAGTTCCAGGCGCTGGTGAGTGAGGCCATGAAGTGCGGGGGCAGCCCCAACGTGTCCGACTTCTTCCCGGTGCTCGCGCGCGCGGACCTGCAGGGGCTGCGACGGCGGCTGGCCCAGCTGCTCGCGCGGCTGCACCAAGTGTTCGACGCGGAGGTGGACCGGAGGCTGCGCGGCCGCGAGCTGGGGGAGACCAGGAAGGAGCATGAGGACTTCCTCGACGTGCTGCTCGACGTCGCGGAGCGTGACGGCGGCAAGGCCGGCCTGGACCGCGACACGCTGAGGGCGCTCTTCACG GACTTGTTTCTCGCCGGCAGTGATTCAACCTCCAGTATGGTGGAATGGGCGATGGCGGAGCTTCTCAGGAACCCATCATCCATGGCAAAAGCTCACGAGGAGCTAGCACAGGTCATCAGCTCGGTAAGAAGCATTGAGGAATCTGACATTAACCAGTTGCCCTACCTTCAAGCCGTGGTCAACGAAACACTCCGGCTACATCCTCCGGGCCCACTATTGTTACCACATCAGGCCCAAGAAGCCGTAAATATCGCAGGTTTCACAGTGCCCCAAGGCGCACGTGTGTTGGTGAATTTGTGGGCGATGGGCCAAGACGAAAGCATCTGGCCAGAGCCGGACAAGTTCATGCCAGAGAGGTTTCTAGGGAGAGCCGTGGACTTTAGAGGTGGGGACTTCGAGCTCATTCCATTTGGTGCGGGGCGAAGAGTGTGCCCCGGGATGCCGTTGGCAATCAGGACGGTGCACTTGATCCTCGGTACGTTGTTGAATCGGTTCGAGTGGAAGATTCCAGTGGAGGTGGAGAGGACTGGGATTGACATGAGTGAAAAGTTTGGGGTATCGCTCACGAAAGCAGTCCCTCTTGGTGCTATGGCTACAATGATTTGA